Part of the Odontesthes bonariensis isolate fOdoBon6 chromosome 15, fOdoBon6.hap1, whole genome shotgun sequence genome, GGTTGATTCTGGGTAGAAAGACATAATGGAGACAAAATAGGTCTGTTGCATTGTCTATGTCGAGGATACCCAGAGATTCCAGTTCATAAAAAATGGGTGCATAAACATGGCTGCAGTTTTTGTTCAAGTCTCGGTTAAAACGCTCGATCCTCTGGTTGTGTACAGAACTTCCTGTTAAGACAGAGCCTTCACCCCTGCTTGCATGCATGTCCTCCCAAATCTGAGCGTTCTCTCCTCCGTGATCAGTCCTGATGTGCAGTGGTCTGCCAAACTGTCCAATAGCTGCAGTGAAGTggtctctcacagtttcagcaCGATTATTGTTGGAGCAGTGAAGAAACATCAACATCCTACTGTAGCCGTCTATGGCACCATGAACAACCAATTTCCACCTTATCAACTTATGATTTCCGTCGACATGCCATATAAAATTTGGATGTGGGACAGAATATACTCGCCGAACTATTGCTGTTCTTCTCCTGGCTAAGACACCAATTGGGTCCATCCTTCGCAGTGAATCTCTTACACGTTGTCTTTGAACCCCAATGTTTTTGGAGCGGAGATGCCCCATAAGCATCACTTCTCCAACATTTGGgtgttcagtttttatttgtgaCACTTCAAGATCCAATTGTTGATCACTGATGCTATTAAATTTAGACGTTGGGATGTTATAGTCTTGCAGTAACTTGTAGAAAGTTGGCCTCGAGACTGAAAGAATAGATGCCGCTTCTGTAAAGGTGGTTTTCAGTGAAAGAACATGTTCAAGCTCCTCTTTGGAAATCTGATGTCTTCCTTGGTAGTCATTCTAGAACACAGCAAAGAATATGACATTTGgcatgttttgataaaaaaaagggTTATTCAAGAGAAAATTATAGACATAACAGATGAGCATTCACATCCACTCATTATCTTTCTGACTGAAGAGAATTATAGATTGTACCATCCGTTTATTTAAGGAATGTTTAACTAAATAAAATGGACAATCAAAGATGAGAGGTTACTGAGAGGTAAATGAGAAGTAAATCAAACAAATATGAACATGAATATTAATGAGTACTTACTGACAGACAGGTCACTGGAGCAAGGTCTGTTGCTGGTATGGTAGCGCTGGAGCTGGAACCCTGAGGAGTTTTCAAATATACACCGTAAACGAAATACCAAAGACGTTATCATCTTATCACATGTTAGTGTTGTGTAAAATATGCCACCATGATTGGAACCAACACGGAAACATTACACCACACAGAAAACAACCAAACAGCTAGCTATGTTACAAAAGTATGAAAGTATACCGAGCGGTATGATGTCCcagtggaggtggtgggtgTGGCTGACCCAGATGTGATGTTGCAGCTGGTGGGAGCCTGAAGAGACATTACCAAAATATTAGCAACATtatctttcatgtgtttttaatgtttatacGCCTAGCAGTCAAAAACCACGGATGTGATTGGCAAAGGACAAAAAAGCAGGAAAATGTAGAAACAAAGAGAGAcagattttctgcttttttttttacagtacgcACACTGGTACCTTATTCACATTaaatgaaatgtctttaacATTGTGACTGCCTCTGTCCTCCATCTGGATAACTCTCTCTCTAGCTGGCAGAGAACGGTTTTGTGAATAAAGGCCAGCAGGTAAGCCAGGTGAGATGTCTGGCTGAGGACAGAGGCACATTTACATTTGACCTCCGTTAGCTCTAACGCTAAATGATATAATTGTTGCTTACACGTAATCTCTAACTCACATTTACACAATTTGTTTTTCAGCTCATGAGTTCGTCCCACTGTGTCACTTACCTGTGTGAGTTTTACTGTTTTTAGAAACATATGTGCTACACATAAAGTGTATTGGTGCTACTAGCAGATCTCTACTGGCTACCGTTAGCTAGTTTAGTAAAGTTAGCCTTGACAAGCATCCAATAATACATGATTTGGAAAACATACTTACCGAGGTGGCCTGTGGTGGCCCGGTGGCGGTTGCTGTCGCTGTTGCCGTCGCTGTCGACATACTCTGTATTGCCGCCAGAACGGCTCTGCCGATGTTCTCCGCTAAAGCTGATTCAGTCATGTTGTCAGCGCGACAATGGCCGACAGTACAGCGTAACGGGTGGAGGAGCGCGGTTGTATGATGACAGATCAGTCGTAGTGAGCCTCCTTGTGGCTGGCTGTGGTGGCTACAGGTCATAAGTCCAGCACCCTTCATAAAAGTGATACTAAAAACTACTCTTCAAACAAAGTTTCTCCAAccgtggtttttttttttttttaggtagctATTAGCACGATAATCCATTTCCCCGGATAAGATGGGTTTTATTCGTTGTTGGCCACTATAAACACACTCTGACCTCCACAATCTTTTATTTTGGTACTTCCTGTTACCGCCATTTGATTTAGCATATTAGCTAAATATTTAGTTTCACCCCAAACATttagatttaacatttagatttagattcagatttaacatttagatttagatttaacatttagatttaacatttagatttagatttaatatttagatttagatttaacatttagatttaacatttagatttagatttaacatttagatGTAGATGtaacatttagatttagatttaacatttagatttagatttagcatttaaatttaacatttaacacttagatttaaatattcaaaatatcTCTAAGTTGACAAATATTGttgtaaatgtgcaaaaaagTGAAGCTCAAAAATTCACACCAGTTTTTCAAACATTGTTTGAAGCTAAATGTGACAAAATGTAGCTGTTATTTTCTGTGACAAAATGTAGCTGTTATTTTCAGCGTGAGCCGCTTTACAAACGGCGCCCCATAGGACATAGTCCAATTTACAATTACAAAACAGGGTCTCTCTCGCACTGGTAAAAAACCATATGCCCATCACTCAGGTGCCTACACAGATCACCAAGGgcgtcagtttggttttagaagtggtggggacaaaaaacgtaatgcattctatgccccccacggaccacccaccatccaggcagtggcgattctagagtctgtgggggccccaagcaaaaaaatcctagggggccctaccgaccagtgttcgtcaccaaaacatctgacaccaacgaaaagtgtttgaaataaaacctctttttattccaaacatgttccaaacatgagaaacattgttatttttaaaatatacatgtaaagaataaataaataactaaaaaagactacgttgtctacgttggcacttgatattcacctgttgctatttatctaccgggtgtagctggccatccaataataattgtgttcatttaaagattctttgtgacaagtaaagctgttcatgatatcgatttcataagtatggtttttattttccactagccttgaatttccggtaaacgttgccaacaatcgcaaacactctgaggggccagttctccgcgaacatagcctacagtggaactctatgtgagtttgacaaagtcaacaatgcaattatggaattatagaatggcatgttaacgagataatctttgactaaatcatttaaatttaactgttcaaagaaaacatgttcaccacgaacgttcgccactgtttgagacagtttataaagtaactagaaaatttctgattgaatgcacccagggtatctgcacattttttaatcaacaaatttaatgacttaagacctttttaagacctctaagaataaaaattaagaccattaccacggcaaaaatatatattaaaactacactctaggctgttcggtgttgaaaaaaagtccagtgtgaaatgtgtgcttcagtgtgtcaacatgatcgcataagattcgaacgcacaagggaacaccacacactacaggaTCATGCCCAATTGTCTCTGCGAAGGAGcgtgttttcgctgccatttgtctgtctgtttgtctgaggctctgagcaaaataaatccataattgaacctaattttcgagttatgtctactgtgcttttacaactagcaaaacgattttactactcaagttaacttaaaccagaactttggacaactcacgtgaagcacagactatggacagtgactttgcattgcataaaccacacaacaaaatttaatttccttcgggattaataaagtatctccaatctaaataaaaaacgagcacagaccgctcatacagtcaatggcacgtacccatagaaaaaatacacactcacccacacgtcacacaacctgactatcaactgctaacaaccatgatcagtaacctacacaaacccagacacataatggctcggcggccagcaatcggataaaccaacgaagtgaatcaatcctgtgaaagaatgaaaacaagtgaatgaaacctgcactcacccattatgaagttaactctgccagccccataatcttgctCCTGCTCAgctaactccttgacgtcgggtatggttggtaacgttactgcgttTAGCATTAGCAattaggctgctaggcttgctaaatcggtaagcattaggctactgaagaaagctagtctttttagctacgttatattatcatctttcttctcggctataagttaacctttgttgaggaaagggaacgcccctgcgtgtagttggtgaacgcagccagatgacctgAGTCAGGTtactaacctgacgcgctagctgtcaaatcaccggaagttttcaccggaagtactggcgcacacacaaaagtttgaacgtctctccagacatatctttctttcattccgcccagatgaaatttaatgccactcttcgaaaatcggcgaaatttaagacattttaagaccttaaaaaacgtattttttatttaagactttttaatactttttaaggatccgcggagaccttggcacctcagctctcgggggccccctagtggctcggggctccaagcagttgcctgccttgcctgttgacaagctgCGCCTCTGCCAGTGCCACAGCACCCAGTGTGCCTGTCTGTAAATACGCGTATTAATCTGGTCATCCTGCCCTCGCGATAACAGTGCCAGGAAAGGTTATTCAGTGCAACCTGTTTTTCAGCAGGGACTGTGAACACTTCCTGTAAGTCAGATTCCAATAGGGGCTGAGAACCCCAAAGGCCAGATTCTAAACTCGCCACTGGCCTACTTTTATAAAATTCTGAGATAAACACTATAGGCCTACCTGGACTGTACTGTCCAGTTAGCCTACTCAGTTTAAGTTGTTCAATAGTTTGACATTTACCTGTAATTTACCTTCATTACATTTGGAACGGGACGTTTACAAACAATAGAGAACTACTACCGATAATAATAATGTAGCTATATATAATATGTATGATGATAATTGTATGAATAAAAAGAGCAGCCATTAGGACGCGGCGCTGGTGTTACCTGTGTGTGCACGGCCGGTGGCACCATGTGGCCCTCCGTGGCCCGGGAAGGCTCCGCGCATCTCCTGAGGCGCGCACACGCTTTCTTGTCAGAGGGAGCGCTGGAGTCCTCTTCGGCGCCGACTCTTTTTGCGGCTGCTGTTGGTGACGATGAGCTAaatgctgctcctcctctgtccgTGGTGGTCTCCAGGGGATGGAGGTCTGGACCCTGTGGTGTGAGGAACTGGAGGCGGGACGGAGCGCGACCGTTGGCTGTTTCTGAGGCAGCGTGCAGCGCCGTCGGCCGGCAGCCCGTGGCCCCCACGGTGCTGTTGAGCGTTGCTATGGAAACGGCCCCAATGCAGTGGTTGGTGTACATCTTGGAGAGCTTGGCAGCGCGCGACAGCATTTGCATCCTTGTGCCTAACAGGTTCTTTCCGATGGCTTTGTTTTCGTACCACGTCACGTCACTCGTGGAGCAGTGGTCCCGCGGACGCTGGAAGAACGCGCTGCACAGCGGGTTCCGTTTGGATGCATACCGGACAAAACTGGCATAGGGACACTGCTCCGTGGCCGTTTCATACATCCGCGGCAGGAGCTCCTCCTCCGCGTCGGGACGCTTCTTACTCCAGGCGGCGGAGCGGGACCGGTGGTGCAGCCCCGCAGCCTTGAAATAGACAAACTTCCTTCCGTCCTCATCCACGGCCAGGCCGAACGAGTCCTCCCCCAGCTCCCGCTGATTCTCCCGGCCTCTGGTGCAGAAATACATGCAGGTTTCAAACCAGACTTTGTTCAGCAGGCCGAACGGGTTGTCGCTGTTGAACACAGATGACTGGTAGAGTTTCCGCAGATCTGAGTGCGTGATGGCTTGTTTCTGCACCACGGGAccggctccctgctcctccAGCCTCCGTATGACCGCGGCCAGAGTCAGGTTGGCGCTGCGCAGCTCCGGGTCCTTGGTGAGGTCCAAGGTGCGACAGTAAGGCGGGTCGTTCAGGTACCGGTTCAGGGAACTCCTGATGCTGATGAGGGAGGACTTGCTGTACAGCTGCCCACTCTTGGAGCGCGCCTCGGCGTAGAAGGAGCGCAGAACAGCGCAGAGCGCATTCTTCTCCAGAGTTTCAAAGTCTGGACTCTGCGCTTTTTCACTGAGGTACTCTCTAAAGATTCTCACTGCATACCGGGTGGCCAGGCGGGTGTTTTCGCTCAGCCTGTTCCGCTCTGAGCGCTGAAAGTCTCCATCTGGGTCAGACCCCAGCCCGGAGGGTATTGGGTCCGCATGTCCCCCCCTCTGTCCTTGGTCCGTACTCCGCATAACGACTGCTTGTGTCTCCGCGGCAGAGCCACTTGAGTCCACAACTGTGCCCCCTGAATCCCACTGAAGCTCCACACCATCTCTTTCCGAGCCCTCGTGCTCCTCCTGCCCGCCGGTGagctcatcttcctcctcctcctcctcctcctcctcctcctcctcctcctcctcaccctgCTCCCTGCCCCCCGCAGAGCTCTTCTGCTCCTGCTCCGTGTCCCTGCTGGTGGGCATTCTCGCCATATTGCGGTCTGTGAAGCAGTCCCCCGGCAGCGCGCATGCGCTGTATTGGACCGCAGCACGGAGAGCCTTTTGTTTTTAAGTGACCTTCAACTGCGCGCGCTTTCCTTAAGCGTggattctgatgctgctgctgcctaaAGGGATGCATTGTTGGACTGATgtcagagcagcagcctgaTCTGTGGGGCAGGAGCTGCAGGAACTGTGGGGCAACAACTGTGGGGCATCAGCTGTGGGGCATCAGCTGTGGGGCAGGAGCTGTGGGGCAGCAGCTCCAGCTCTGAGCAGCAGCCTGATCACTGgggcaggagctgcaggagctgtgGGGCAACAACTGTGGGGCAGGAGCTGTGGAGCAGGAGCTGGGATGTAGCAGCCCGAGTGAAGCACTCTGTTTCACACACATGAGAAGGATTATTTGATAGCTGCAACAGTGAGACAAAAAGAGTGATACAATCAGCTCAACCAATAAACTATGAAAGTGGTTTATCGTTTAGCTTCTTTTATGCACTTTGATGAATTAGTCATATCGTACTATACACGTGCATCCTTTGAGATGATTGTATGCTGCAGGTTGCCTGCAGTACAGTTGTTTTTGTGCACATACTGTATTTGAGATGAATTTGCCCCTTTAGATAGCCCACCATCTAAGAGCTAATATCTATTCAAACAGCTGTTGTGGCAGACTTAAAAAGCTCCAAAAGCATTTCTACAAGTAGCCTAAGATGAGAAGAAAGAAGGTCAAATGCACACGGCACACGCTGCATGGATCTGACACATTTAAGAAATGCTTAGTCAGCGCCCTTAGAGTTTGCATCACTAGTGAACCGAGGTAAATAAGAGGGCCTGACATAATCATCGTACGATGTACAATTGTATGAATTACAATAAACtaaaagaca contains:
- the LOC142399964 gene encoding uncharacterized protein LOC142399964; translated protein: MARMPTSRDTEQEQKSSAGGREQGEEEEEEEEEEEEEEEDELTGGQEEHEGSERDGVELQWDSGGTVVDSSGSAAETQAVVMRSTDQGQRGGHADPIPSGLGSDPDGDFQRSERNRLSENTRLATRYAVRIFREYLSEKAQSPDFETLEKNALCAVLRSFYAEARSKSGQLYSKSSLISIRSSLNRYLNDPPYCRTLDLTKDPELRSANLTLAAVIRRLEEQGAGPVVQKQAITHSDLRKLYQSSVFNSDNPFGLLNKVWFETCMYFCTRGRENQRELGEDSFGLAVDEDGRKFVYFKAAGLHHRSRSAAWSKKRPDAEEELLPRMYETATEQCPYASFVRYASKRNPLCSAFFQRPRDHCSTSDVTWYENKAIGKNLLGTRMQMLSRAAKLSKMYTNHCIGAVSIATLNSTVGATGCRPTALHAASETANGRAPSRLQFLTPQGPDLHPLETTTDRGGAAFSSSSPTAAAKRVGAEEDSSAPSDKKACARLRRCAEPSRATEGHMVPPAVHTQIEAEFARLTAVDLNGSFFTGLDQYLPRFLELYKAKSGIADLTRLMRCLNEDATADDTFTVEMKVGVVIVKDGEDIIDTSVVLEEAVILSDLKDIPRAIALLMGLLFCLNIDYPKELRYTFEVIQKVLMNIGGGQCSSLVHGLRNRLLRKTM